From Chryseobacterium sp. IHB B 17019, one genomic window encodes:
- a CDS encoding helix-turn-helix domain-containing protein — MNNHFFDLIEHTNRSVFLTGKAGTGKTTFLNDFVKRTRKKHIVVAPTGIAAINAAGVTIHSMFGLPLRTFLPTTDRIDTSLANNIADLMPHFKYRKDKLKLLREVEIIIIDEVSMLRADVLDMMDFSLRFIRRNNQRFGGVQMLFIGDLYQLPPVVRDEHILKMYYNSPFFFDSLAIKEIPLITIELTKVYRQTDEEFLDVLNAIRNGDVANIDFDHLNERYDPDFDMGTESYVYLCSHNKMADEINQQKLAEIKTDAKSYEAKLFGEFKENQFPNEQFLELKIGAQVMFIRNDISGEKKYFNGKLGEISALDENEIKVILDGSEREITVKREIWEQKKYFLDTEKNIKEEVLGSFEQFPIKLAWAVTIHKSQGLTFDKVIIDAGKSFTAGQVYVALSRCRTLEGIVLKSRITPEVIFKDNRILSFHTDTVANDHVENILNKEKYDYSIKKVLRTIDCQWLLNEVEEWNKLSMVTKSIDNLKTNQLYQHLKPEIVNLGKIFEKLDRVISQKVNNFIEQKEEWSEIENKTKGAVNFFFTEIKDKVFSPLKEFYAEIKGTKGLKQYNEEFRVWLEDIEEYLNSLKDVNLLETKLLDEKNDKEVSMKIAKVPSQVLTFQLFEQGKTISEIALERGLVKETVIGHLAKFAEQGLLDISRVITSDKIKAFEEIFHKDPKETLTEWKNVLPNDFEFNEIRILINHFNYLKEKAK, encoded by the coding sequence ATGAACAATCATTTTTTTGACTTAATAGAACATACCAACCGAAGCGTATTTTTAACGGGAAAAGCAGGAACAGGAAAAACGACCTTTCTTAATGATTTTGTAAAACGAACACGCAAAAAACATATTGTAGTGGCTCCGACGGGGATTGCTGCAATCAATGCGGCTGGCGTTACCATTCATTCCATGTTTGGATTGCCGTTGAGGACTTTTTTACCGACCACAGATAGGATTGATACCAGTTTGGCGAATAATATTGCCGATCTGATGCCGCATTTCAAATATCGGAAAGATAAGCTTAAACTTTTAAGAGAAGTAGAAATCATTATTATTGATGAGGTTTCCATGCTTCGTGCCGATGTTTTGGATATGATGGATTTTTCTCTGCGGTTTATCAGAAGAAATAATCAGCGATTTGGGGGTGTTCAGATGCTGTTCATTGGGGATTTGTACCAGCTTCCGCCAGTGGTAAGGGATGAGCATATCCTGAAAATGTATTACAATTCGCCTTTCTTTTTTGATAGTCTTGCGATTAAAGAAATTCCTTTAATCACCATTGAATTAACGAAAGTTTACCGTCAAACCGACGAGGAATTTCTAGATGTTTTGAATGCAATCCGAAACGGAGACGTCGCCAATATTGATTTCGACCATTTAAATGAAAGATACGACCCAGATTTTGATATGGGTACCGAATCTTACGTTTATTTGTGTTCGCACAACAAAATGGCGGATGAAATCAATCAGCAAAAATTAGCGGAAATAAAAACTGATGCGAAAAGCTATGAAGCCAAGCTCTTCGGTGAATTTAAAGAAAACCAGTTCCCGAATGAGCAGTTTTTAGAATTAAAAATAGGGGCACAGGTCATGTTTATCCGGAATGATATTTCAGGAGAAAAGAAATATTTCAATGGAAAACTGGGTGAAATTTCCGCTTTGGATGAAAATGAAATCAAAGTTATTCTCGACGGCAGCGAAAGAGAAATTACCGTAAAAAGAGAAATTTGGGAACAGAAAAAATATTTCCTGGACACTGAAAAAAATATTAAAGAAGAAGTATTGGGAAGCTTCGAGCAGTTTCCGATAAAACTGGCTTGGGCGGTGACCATTCATAAAAGTCAGGGCCTGACGTTTGATAAAGTGATTATTGATGCCGGAAAAAGCTTTACGGCAGGTCAGGTTTATGTGGCATTATCCCGTTGTAGAACATTGGAAGGGATTGTTTTAAAATCCAGAATTACACCTGAAGTTATTTTTAAAGATAACAGAATTTTAAGTTTCCATACGGATACGGTGGCGAACGACCATGTAGAAAATATTTTAAATAAAGAAAAATACGATTACAGTATTAAGAAAGTGCTTCGTACTATTGACTGTCAATGGCTTCTCAATGAAGTAGAGGAGTGGAATAAACTGTCGATGGTCACGAAAAGTATTGATAATTTAAAGACAAATCAGCTTTATCAACATCTGAAACCTGAGATTGTCAATCTGGGTAAAATTTTTGAAAAACTAGACCGGGTAATTTCTCAAAAAGTTAATAATTTTATTGAACAGAAGGAAGAATGGTCTGAAATTGAAAACAAAACCAAAGGTGCGGTTAATTTCTTTTTTACCGAAATTAAGGATAAAGTTTTCAGTCCGTTGAAAGAATTCTATGCTGAAATAAAAGGAACAAAAGGCTTAAAACAATACAACGAAGAATTCAGAGTCTGGCTGGAAGATATTGAAGAATATTTAAACAGTTTGAAGGACGTTAATCTGTTGGAAACCAAGTTACTGGACGAAAAGAATGATAAAGAAGTCAGCATGAAAATTGCGAAAGTTCCGTCTCAGGTTCTTACTTTTCAATTGTTCGAACAAGGAAAAACAATTTCCGAGATTGCACTGGAACGAGGTCTGGTAAAGGAAACGGTGATTGGTCATTTGGCGAAATTCGCTGAGCAGGGCTTGCTGGATATTTCAAGAGTGATTACATCAGATAAAATCAAAGCGTTTGAAGAAATTTTTCACAAAGACCCTAAAGAAACCTTAACGGAGTGGAAGAATGTCCTGCCGAATGATTTTGAATTTAATGAGATCAGGATTTTGATTAATCATTTTAATTATCTGAAGGAGAAAGCGAAATAA
- a CDS encoding NifU family protein produces the protein MHTILIEPTENPKVMKFVADYNLIPGSLELDRNSDISEIPLAQELFNYPFVERVFITANFVAVAKQDTVEWEHVAESLKNVVEDELLANPRIYLQKKKEMYQIYAEMTPNPNVMKFVSSKLLLDGFVEVKSREQADGVPLAEAIFKEFDFATEVFISDNFVAVTKNTSVEWHQVMMTVRALIAEYLQNGGEISNLEPQKHESPVEKLINRDYTEDEQKISDILNEYVAPAVENDGGKISLMEYDKEHKTAKMLLQGACSGCPSSTATLKNGIENILKQFAPDLVERVEAVNG, from the coding sequence ATGCATACTATACTTATAGAACCAACCGAAAACCCGAAAGTAATGAAATTCGTTGCGGATTACAACCTGATCCCGGGATCTTTGGAGTTGGACAGAAATTCAGATATTTCAGAAATTCCTTTGGCGCAGGAGCTTTTCAATTATCCGTTTGTGGAAAGAGTTTTCATTACGGCTAATTTTGTGGCCGTTGCCAAGCAGGACACCGTAGAATGGGAACACGTGGCAGAAAGCCTGAAAAATGTTGTTGAAGACGAATTGCTGGCAAATCCACGAATTTATCTTCAAAAGAAAAAGGAAATGTACCAGATCTATGCTGAAATGACTCCGAACCCGAATGTAATGAAGTTTGTTTCAAGCAAGTTATTACTAGACGGTTTTGTGGAAGTAAAATCCAGAGAGCAGGCAGATGGAGTTCCTTTGGCTGAGGCTATTTTCAAGGAATTTGATTTTGCTACTGAAGTTTTTATTTCTGATAATTTTGTAGCGGTTACCAAAAATACTTCCGTAGAATGGCATCAGGTAATGATGACTGTTCGTGCCCTGATTGCGGAATATCTTCAAAACGGAGGTGAGATTTCAAACCTCGAACCTCAAAAACACGAAAGTCCTGTTGAAAAACTGATCAACAGAGATTATACGGAGGACGAACAGAAAATTTCAGATATTTTAAATGAATATGTTGCTCCTGCAGTGGAAAATGACGGTGGGAAAATTTCTTTGATGGAATACGATAAGGAACATAAAACTGCAAAAATGCTATTACAAGGTGCATGCTCCGGGTGCCCAAGCTCTACCGCTACATTGAAAAACGGGATCGAAAATATTTTAAAACAATTCGCGCCGGACTTAGTGGAAAGAGTGGAAGCTGTAAACGGATAA
- a CDS encoding gamma carbonic anhydrase family protein, which produces MALIKELLGKIPQIGENTFLAETATIIGDVTMGKDCSIWYNAVIRGDVHYIKMGNKVNVQDNAMLHCTYQKHPLNIGNNVSIGHNAIVHGCTIQDNVLIGMGAIVMDECLVEENSIVGAGSVVTQGTHIKSGEVWGGVPAKKIKDISAQLLEGEVNRIADNYVKYSSWYKENVKHVNGE; this is translated from the coding sequence ATGGCTTTAATAAAAGAACTTTTAGGAAAAATACCACAAATAGGAGAAAATACTTTTTTGGCTGAAACTGCAACCATTATCGGTGATGTTACGATGGGAAAAGACTGCAGCATCTGGTATAATGCGGTGATCAGAGGTGATGTTCATTATATCAAAATGGGTAATAAAGTGAATGTTCAGGATAATGCTATGCTGCACTGTACCTATCAGAAACATCCTTTAAATATCGGAAATAATGTTTCCATCGGTCATAATGCCATTGTCCACGGATGTACAATTCAGGATAATGTCCTGATCGGGATGGGAGCTATTGTAATGGATGAATGCCTTGTTGAGGAAAATTCTATTGTGGGAGCCGGTTCTGTGGTGACTCAGGGAACTCATATCAAATCCGGAGAGGTTTGGGGTGGTGTTCCTGCAAAGAAAATTAAAGATATTAGTGCCCAGTTATTGGAAGGTGAAGTAAACAGAATTGCAGATAATTATGTGAAATATTCTTCATGGTATAAGGAAAATGTGAAACATGTGAACGGTGAATAA
- the fmt gene encoding methionyl-tRNA formyltransferase: MKSLKVVFLGTPEFAKTSLEAIHQSNHEVVGVVTVADKASGRGQKINQSPVKVFAVENNIPVFQPEKLRNPEFLEELRKLEADVFVVVAFRMMPKVLFEMPKMGTFNLHASLLPDYRGAAPINYAVINGEEKTGATTFFINEKIDEGNILLQEELPILPDENAGSLHDRLMEMGAKLVVKTLDGLAENSIVEKPQPHVEHPKNAFKIFKEDTRIDWTKNSKEVHQFILGMSPYPAAFTTLKIGEEEKGLKIFGGKFEIENHGKPVGSLEISKNDFKIYTLDGVYFPLELQLEGKKRMNIKDFLNGFRNFEEIKMA; the protein is encoded by the coding sequence ATGAAATCATTGAAAGTCGTTTTTTTAGGCACTCCGGAGTTTGCTAAGACTTCGCTGGAAGCCATTCATCAGTCAAATCATGAAGTTGTAGGTGTTGTAACCGTTGCAGACAAGGCAAGCGGACGCGGGCAAAAAATCAATCAGTCACCAGTAAAAGTTTTTGCGGTAGAAAATAATATTCCTGTTTTTCAACCAGAAAAGTTGAGAAACCCTGAATTTTTAGAAGAATTGAGAAAACTGGAAGCTGATGTATTTGTAGTTGTTGCCTTCAGAATGATGCCTAAGGTTCTTTTTGAAATGCCAAAAATGGGAACTTTCAACCTTCATGCTTCCCTCCTTCCAGATTACAGAGGTGCAGCTCCGATTAATTATGCAGTCATTAACGGTGAAGAAAAAACCGGGGCAACCACATTCTTTATCAACGAAAAAATCGATGAGGGGAATATTTTATTACAGGAAGAATTGCCAATTTTACCTGATGAAAATGCGGGAAGTCTTCACGACAGATTAATGGAAATGGGAGCAAAATTGGTGGTGAAAACATTGGATGGCTTGGCAGAAAATTCAATTGTTGAAAAACCTCAGCCCCACGTTGAACATCCTAAAAATGCTTTTAAAATTTTCAAAGAAGATACCAGAATCGACTGGACAAAAAATTCAAAGGAAGTTCATCAGTTTATTTTGGGAATGTCACCCTATCCTGCAGCTTTTACAACTTTAAAAATCGGGGAAGAGGAAAAAGGATTGAAAATATTTGGAGGAAAGTTTGAAATTGAAAATCACGGGAAACCCGTTGGAAGCTTAGAAATTTCAAAAAATGATTTTAAAATTTACACTCTGGATGGCGTTTATTTTCCATTAGAATTGCAATTGGAAGGTAAAAAAAGAATGAATATCAAAGATTTCTTGAACGGATTCAGAAATTTTGAAGAAATAAAAATGGCTTGA
- the ribB gene encoding 3,4-dihydroxy-2-butanone-4-phosphate synthase produces MSDIKLNTIPEAIEDLKNGKIIIVVDDEDRENEGDFLCAAELTTPEIINFMALHGRGLICMPLPEKRCDELGLDVMVSRSSDPKETAFTVSVDLLGNGTSTGISASDRAKTILALMDEKSKPTDFMRPGHIFPLRARKGGVLKRAGHTEAAIDLTCLAGLKEGGVICEIMNEDGSMSRLPDLYAFAQKHDMKIVSIEDLIHYQLKKGNLIERIEERKVKTAYGEYDFFAFRETSNDQIHFALTKGTWTVDEPVLVRVQSSDSYFDVLTRLNNGEKPLLEKVTNMVNEAGKGAIIFINNVSNSENTLRKLQQFLNYQDGQEQHPTLAYNYRDYGIGTQILKNLGINKFKVITQNPNIKPQVGGYDVEVTEMVQL; encoded by the coding sequence ATGTCAGATATTAAATTAAATACCATTCCCGAGGCTATTGAAGACCTTAAAAATGGTAAAATAATCATAGTAGTGGATGATGAAGACAGAGAAAACGAAGGTGATTTTCTTTGTGCTGCAGAGTTGACAACTCCGGAAATCATCAATTTTATGGCGCTTCACGGAAGAGGATTGATCTGTATGCCGCTTCCTGAAAAAAGATGCGACGAATTGGGCCTTGATGTGATGGTAAGCAGAAGCAGCGATCCTAAAGAAACAGCTTTTACCGTTTCTGTTGACCTTTTGGGGAACGGAACTTCAACGGGAATTTCTGCAAGCGATAGAGCGAAAACGATTTTAGCTTTAATGGATGAAAAATCCAAGCCTACAGATTTTATGAGACCTGGTCACATTTTCCCGCTTCGTGCAAGAAAAGGAGGTGTTTTGAAGAGAGCCGGACATACGGAAGCTGCCATTGATCTGACTTGTTTAGCAGGTTTGAAAGAAGGTGGAGTAATCTGCGAAATCATGAATGAAGACGGCTCAATGTCTCGTTTGCCGGATCTTTACGCGTTTGCTCAGAAGCACGATATGAAAATCGTTTCTATTGAAGATCTGATTCATTATCAGCTTAAAAAAGGAAACCTTATTGAAAGAATCGAGGAAAGAAAAGTAAAAACTGCTTACGGAGAATATGATTTCTTTGCTTTCAGGGAAACTTCTAACGATCAGATTCACTTTGCTTTAACGAAAGGAACCTGGACGGTTGATGAACCGGTTTTGGTAAGAGTTCAGTCTTCTGATTCTTATTTTGATGTGTTGACAAGATTGAATAACGGTGAAAAACCTTTATTGGAGAAAGTAACCAACATGGTAAATGAAGCTGGAAAAGGAGCAATTATCTTCATTAATAATGTTTCAAATTCTGAAAACACATTAAGAAAATTACAGCAATTCCTTAATTATCAGGATGGTCAGGAACAACACCCGACGTTGGCGTATAACTACAGAGACTACGGAATCGGAACTCAGATTTTAAAGAATCTCGGAATTAATAAGTTTAAAGTAATCACTCAAAATCCAAATATCAAACCTCAGGTTGGAGGATATGATGTTGAGGTGACGGAGATGGTGCAACTATAA
- a CDS encoding LLM class flavin-dependent oxidoreductase, protein MKNFEISVLDLAPVKQDKTIHDTFQDSLSLANHTENLNYKRFWLAEHHNMESIASSATSVLIGFIANGTKKIRVGSGGIMLPNHSSLVIAEQFGTLESLFPGRIDLGLGRAPGTDGLTAQALGRNPAIINQQFPRQILELQKYFSKENSDALVRAIPGEGLDIPLYILGSSTDSAFLAAELGLPYAFAGHFAPEQMEMAFNIYREHFEPSKQLAQPYILACVNGIAAETSEEAHKISTTLFQAFINIVRNDRKPFAPPVDDMDEIWSPMEKAMVLQKLRYTFIGNQTEIEEKLKNFQEKFNVDELIINSHIYDHQKRLESYEIIRKAKDSLFKA, encoded by the coding sequence ATGAAAAATTTTGAAATATCAGTGTTGGATCTTGCCCCTGTAAAACAGGATAAGACTATTCACGATACGTTTCAGGACAGTTTATCTTTAGCAAACCATACTGAAAATTTAAATTATAAAAGATTCTGGCTCGCCGAACATCACAATATGGAAAGTATTGCCAGCTCTGCTACTTCTGTTCTCATTGGTTTTATCGCCAACGGAACAAAGAAAATAAGAGTAGGATCGGGTGGAATTATGCTCCCGAATCACAGTTCACTCGTTATAGCCGAACAATTCGGAACACTTGAGTCGCTTTTTCCCGGAAGAATAGATCTTGGACTTGGAAGAGCTCCCGGGACAGACGGCCTTACAGCTCAGGCGTTGGGAAGAAATCCGGCGATTATCAACCAACAGTTTCCTCGGCAAATTTTAGAGCTTCAAAAATATTTTTCCAAAGAGAATTCTGATGCATTGGTTCGGGCCATTCCGGGAGAAGGACTGGATATTCCGTTGTATATTTTAGGATCAAGTACGGATAGTGCATTTTTAGCTGCAGAATTGGGGCTTCCTTATGCCTTCGCCGGACATTTTGCTCCGGAACAAATGGAAATGGCCTTCAATATTTACAGGGAACATTTTGAGCCTTCCAAGCAATTGGCTCAACCTTACATTTTAGCTTGTGTCAATGGGATTGCTGCCGAAACTTCTGAAGAGGCACACAAAATTTCCACTACTTTATTTCAGGCGTTCATTAATATTGTAAGAAACGACAGGAAACCTTTCGCACCGCCGGTTGATGATATGGATGAGATCTGGTCACCCATGGAAAAAGCGATGGTTTTACAGAAATTGAGATATACTTTTATCGGAAATCAAACTGAAATTGAAGAAAAGCTTAAAAATTTTCAGGAGAAATTCAATGTTGATGAATTAATTATCAACTCTCATATTTACGACCATCAGAAAAGACTGGAGTCTTATGAAATTATCAGAAAGGCAAAAGACTCTTTATTCAAAGCCTAA